From Oryctolagus cuniculus chromosome 17, mOryCun1.1, whole genome shotgun sequence, a single genomic window includes:
- the LOC138846353 gene encoding olfactory receptor 1468, with translation MYLTTVIGNLLIIVLIHLDSHLHTPMYLFLSNLSLSDLCFSSVTMPKLLQIMQSQVPSIPYAGCLAQMYFFLFFGDLESFLLVAMAYDRYVAICFPLHYTSIMSPKLCFCLVVLSWVLTTFHALLHTLLMARLSFCADNVIPHFFCDMSALLKLACSDTHVNELVIFVMGGIILVIPFLLIITSYARIVSSIIKVPSARGIRKAFSTCGSHLSVVSLFYGTVIGLYLIPSANNSTVKETVMVMMYTVVTPMLNPFIYSLRNQDMKGALGRVICKKKIIFCP, from the coding sequence ATGTACCTGACCACAGTCATAGGGAACCTCCTCATCATTGTCCTCATTCACCTGGACTCTCATCTCCACACGCCCATGTATTTGTTTCTCAGCAACTTGTCCCTCTCtgacctctgcttctcctctgtcacAATGCCCAAATTGCTGCAGATCATGCAGAGCCAAGTCCCATCCATCCCTTATGCAGGATGCCTGGCCCAAATGTACTTCTTCCTGTTTTTTGGAGACCTGGAGAGCTTCCTCCTTGTGGCCATGGCCTacgaccgctatgtggccatctgcttCCCCCTGCACTACACCAGCATCATGAGCCCcaagctctgcttctgcctggtgGTGCTGTCCTGGGTGCTGACCACGTTCCATGCCCTGCTGCACACCCTGCTCATGGCCAGGCTGTCTTTCTGTGCAGATAATGTGATCCCCCACTTTTTCTGTGATATGTCTGCTCTTCTGAAGTTGGCCTGCTCTGACACCCATGTCAATGAGTTGGTGATATTTGTCATGGGAGGCATCATTCTCGTCATCCCTTTCCTACTCATTATCACATCCTATGCAAGGATTGTGTCTTCCATCATCAAGGTTCCTTCTGCGCGGGGCATCCGTaaggccttctccacctgtggctcccacCTGTCTGTGGTGTCGTTGTTCTATGGGACAGTTATTGGTCTCTACCTAATCCCATCAGCCAATAATTCTACTGTGAAGGAGACTGTCATGGTTATGATGTACACTGTGGTGACTcccatgctgaaccccttcatctacagcctgaggaaccaAGACATGAAGGGAGCCCTGGGCAGAgtcatttgtaaaaagaaaatcatcttcTGCCCATGA